ACCCCCTTGCAGTTTTCAGACTGGAAAAGTCCGCGCTCTCCCATTCCCCCTGGATCGTAGCTTCGCGCTCCCTTGCCTTCTGACGAACGCCGATGCCCAAAATATCGGGCGAGTTTCAGACACCACGGTTCGGATGATCTCATGAACCCCTTATGCCCTCTCGACAACGGCGTAAGTCCAAAGAATCGCTGGCGACCCGACTGCCGTCCTATAGCAATTTTTCAATTGTCTGCACCGGGAGGCGCTCGCATTCTGCGGGCGGAGGCACGCTGAAGCGATCGCTCGATGAAAATGTCCGGCTCAATTTCGGTTGGAGAGTGGCCTTCTATAATGTCTCCCGCGAGATAACCTCGCCGTTTTGCCGTACTCTTCGATCTTCTGAGTCAGACTCCAATTACAGGCAGAGCGGGCACCGCCGGTGCGCTTGATGAGCAGGCTTGTCCGCTCTCCTATCCTCTTTCATTTCCTCTTCCTCTCGGACAATCAGTTTCCTTATGCCTTCAGTGCCGATTCTCACCACCCGAATCCAGCGAGCCGATCGCGATGCTCTCCCACAATGGCGTGAATGGTGAAATCGGCTAACAGGCTCATGAATTTTGAATACCTACCGCTGAGTCCACTCCCAACCTCACCCTATAGCTTTCACGACATTCCACCCCTATCGTTTTTTCGCTCACCCTCTGACACAACAGGCCAGCGAGATGTCGTCGGCGACGCCGTCTTCCCGCTGACGCGCGGATGAAAAATAATTCCGGTTGCTTCCCTTGCTATTTCGCAGGCGTGGCGGGCCACCGGGTTTGATAGTGACACTCGGCGCAATAGGACATAACCCGGCTGAAGACATTAACCATCATCAATGGATCTTTTCGATCCGCATAGGCTTTGATTTGCTGGGAATCGCGTGCCAGATTGCGCGAGATCGTTGCCAGGTCCTGATTGGTCTCCAGCTTGGCGTACTCTTCGGCCAGACGCGCGAGTGCGGCGTAGTTTGCGCTGATTTCTTGAAAATCCTGATCGGTGAATTTGGCTTCGACCGCTCCGGTAAAGACCTTGTTGTGGATGGCGCGATAAGCTTGCCCCATCTCGACCATATTATCCTTCTTCGTTCGTTGGGCGGACGAGATGACGCAAATACCAGTTCCCAGCACCAGGAGACTGGAGAGGGCGACGACAGCTTTACAGGTGATTTCTCGAATCATCTGAAGTCACCTCCTTAGCCTGGGGTAGTGTAGCACAGATCGCGCTGATTCGGCTTCTGCTCTTGGCGCTCCTCCTTTTCGATGGAGCACAAGAATGCTTCGGGTAGAGCCAGGTCGGGGGTGAGGAGGGATATCGCCGGCCGTCGAGCCTGCGTGACGGCCCAATGGTCCGCGCTGTTTTTCAGCTATGTCGCTGGCTCATCTGCCACTTCCAGGCTGACCGAATGATCGTTTCCAGGTCGGAGAAGACGGGCTCCCACCCGAGAATGAGACGCGCGCGGGTAGCATCGGCTACAAGGCGTGAGGGATCACCCGGTCGTGGCGGGGCATTCTCCACCGAGATGGGGCATCCGGTGATCCGTCGTGCTGTGTCAATCACCTCTCGCACCGAATACCCGCGACCCGTTCCCAGATTGAGGCATTCCGACCGTCCCCCCGACCGGAGATACCGAAGCGCCTGAAGATGTGCCGTGGCCAGATCGGCCACATGGATGTAATCTCGAATGGCCGTGCCGTCGGGCGTCGGATAGGTCGTGCCATAGATCGAGACGAAAGGGATACGTCCTTCGGCGGCTCGAAGGACATTGGGGATGAGGTGCGTTTCCGGCTCGTGAATCTCACCATGCCGGGCCGTTGCTCCCGCCGCATTGAAGTAGCGCAGCGAAACAAATTTCAGATTGTAGGCGCGGTCGTACCACTCGAGAGCGCGCTCGAGCATGAACTTCGACCAGCCGTAGGGATTGGTCGGACGTTGCGGATGATCCTCCGGAATGGGGATGCGCTCCGGCTCGCCATAGACCGCGCAACTCGAGGAGAAGACGAATTGCCGCACGCCCGCCTCGAGCAAAACGCCCAGCAGTGCTAATCCCTGCTCCACGTTGTTTTCAAAATAGCGAGCAGGCTCGGCCACCGATTCTCCCACGTAGGCCAATGCCGCAAAGTGAATGCACGAGTCAATGTCGTGCCGGCTGAGGATGTGCCTGAGCAGGGCTCGGTCCCCCACATCCCCCTGATAGAAAGGGATGTCGGGCGCCAGCGCCGCTCGATGTCCCCGCGAGAGATTGTCCAGGATGACGACACTCTCACCTTCGGCCAAAAGGTGTTCAACCGTCACACTCCCGATGTATCCCGCTCCCCCGG
The DNA window shown above is from Blastocatellia bacterium and carries:
- the galE gene encoding UDP-glucose 4-epimerase GalE, whose translation is MAILVTGGAGYIGSVTVEHLLAEGESVVILDNLSRGHRAALAPDIPFYQGDVGDRALLRHILSRHDIDSCIHFAALAYVGESVAEPARYFENNVEQGLALLGVLLEAGVRQFVFSSSCAVYGEPERIPIPEDHPQRPTNPYGWSKFMLERALEWYDRAYNLKFVSLRYFNAAGATARHGEIHEPETHLIPNVLRAAEGRIPFVSIYGTTYPTPDGTAIRDYIHVADLATAHLQALRYLRSGGRSECLNLGTGRGYSVREVIDTARRITGCPISVENAPPRPGDPSRLVADATRARLILGWEPVFSDLETIIRSAWKWQMSQRHS